The genome window aaaaccaaatattaaatacagaggcatcctacctttccatgcaatccgatataatccatagaagatataatccatagcaatgcacgtcatctgctgtatccacaacaatccatacgtgtttgagccatatttccttcttgcaggtgttcacgtcagattttacagctggttatcgctaacgtccgtacaaagtaggctaacctaaatagtaaaagtaattccaaccttttttcggtatactctgtctatattatctcagaattaaaaagtagtaattcaagtcgagttcgttgactgagcatcttgagcagtttggtggcccttaacccttaaccctttaactgtcacccctcccccttttttcgcatagacatgaaaatcactatccaaacttaaatggttgtatttcaagaatgctttgtcaaatatacctatggacaagttgtgttccaaattttaggttgatatctcaaaaaattagctttcagtaagattttatttggagcagtaaaaaacttggaatgagcagtctctaatctctaatgtattggtccaatgtttaattaattattactctatatcttgcatttaaatacatatacctttgtattcaattataattaaattatctttattgtgaaaatatttattgtatttattcatactgtacatactgtactgcaaagtaacttatctgttatactgtttaactgtgttagtgttgccgcactatcctgatcattatagcactaaataggaacaaccaaaggtcttctatataattgaaaataaataccatgatgactagaccttggttaggtgttcttataatggatgtaagtatggtgaacagcaagtaaatattgattatatgtcagttacggccttttgcctttgcatgactcctgatttttggcacatgatacaaaggcagagtacagtaactgccaaacaagggtcaaaggtcaattttgagctcaagattttttgcatacaaacatttcttcagtatagcaactagttgtaaattttgggagtcctacctataatacttttgtctggacaaaacagaaactttaaagtcatttttctcagtttcacactctagtgagttaaggtcttttgcttttgcagggcagaatTACTGTACATTCTAATATAATCCTCTTTCTAAACAAGAACTCATGAGTGATAACACACATTTTCAATGGTGCTTTCTGCAACCTTATTTGTTTTTTGGAATTGAAAAAGAATCGAAAACATTATTCTGGTTCGATTCCAAATCGAGTACTCAGACTCGATTCCCAAATTTCTGGAATCAAACAGCCCTAGTCAGAAGTTCAAGAGGAAAACTAGATGATACATGAGTTGCTGAGAAGGGAGGAGTCCCAAATTTTCAACATGGAGGAGGAGAGTATGTTTCTGTAATGAATGgcaggttttgttcatttttctaaatacagctaattgttagttcttgccgttttggtcatattcatttactgtatgtatatctGCAAACATTCTATGCATGTTGTACCTATTTacaccatgaaaatagcttgtatttgacccaAATTCCATTAAAACTCCAAtgttatggtgtcaaaataaaagttcctctaGAAATATATTTCCagttctttctgacaacaaagcatGTCAagcaagtcaagtggtttttattgtcgttcaaccatatacagttagtacagtaaacagtgaaacgagacaacgttcctccaggaccatggtgctacataaaacaacataggacaaacacagaaccacatgagactacacagactatataacatacctatataaaatgcacgtgcaaacgtgtgcaaaaagtacgggacagtacaagaaatgactaaaaatgaacaggacaataggcacagtaagagacagtgcagcgccgaccagtacacagtagtgcaaaaagatgacagtttctaaaattgccaaatgtaaacataacatactatgagataatgttctatggacatagcagttattgaggtaggagccaggtataaagtaacaataattaaagtgcaactcaggacacatgtgtgtgtgtgtgtgtgtgtgtgtgtgtgtgtgtgtgtgtgtgtgtgtgtgtgtgtgtgtgtgtgtgtgtgtgtgtgtgtgtgtgtgtgtgtcagaccagactttgagtattgaggagtctgatggcttgggggaagaagctgttacacagtctggctgtgagggcccgaatgcttcttggttttttgtaaatgtctttgatggagggaagagacatccccgatgatcttctcagctgtcctcactatcctctgcagggctttgcggtcagaaagggtgcaagtcccaaaccaggcagtgatgcagctgctcaggatgctctcaatagtccctctatagaatgtagtgaggatggggggtgggagatgtgctttcctcagcctttgaataaagtagagacgctgctgggctttcttggcaatagagctggtgttgagggacaaggtgaggttctccaccaagAAGCATCTCCACAGAGGAGGCGTCAATGTTCAGCAGAGAGCTGTCACTCTgcgctctcctaaagtcaacaaacatctcttttgttttgtccacattcataGACtgaggttgttggctctacaccagtcagttagccgctgcacctcctctctgtatgccgactcctcgttcttgctgatgagacccaccacggtcgtgtcatcggcaaacttaatgatgtggttcgagctgtgcattgctgcacagtcgtgagtcagcagagtgaacagtagTGGACTGTTCacccctggggggccccagtgctcagtgtggtggtggagatgctgttcccaatccggactgtCTTTTGTGGCTGTTCTTTTGTAGTGTGCTTTTCAGTGTGTATTTAACATTTcagccatttacttccattgtaattatgtaataaaaaaggTGTGagtcaaatttatttttgtggttgaCTAATAAACTGTTGActaataaatgctgttgattgagcttaacctgtagctattgaacccggaacatttcttaaaaggattagttcacccaaacattttacttctctcatttactcaccataatgctATCTcagatatgactttctttgttctgctgtacacaaacaaagatttatctcagctctgtaggtcctcacaatgcaaatgattggtggccagaaatttgaaggtctaagaagtacataaaggcagcacaaaggtAATTTACTTTAGCCGTGTTTgcccattgtgtctttgagcagtGCACTGTATCCCTGGTGGAGACTatctctgtaataagtgtactgtaaattTCTTTGACCCAAAGTGTCAGATAAAGGACTAATTAGTAATTATCAAATTGACTAATGTGGCTTGCTTAATGTCAGTTGTTGACTGGAATAACCAGAATTATATAGATTAAGGAAATAAGTGGAACTCTTCGTTATAAATCATTGGTCtatgtaatgcaaaataaaactaGTAGGCTGAACAGGAGCTCAACCGAATCAAGCCTATTATTAATTTCATGCTGAAGCAGAGTTCCTCCACactattcataaaataaaattgtaatcataACAGCTCAGCACACTAAAGTAGCCACTGATAAAGAACACTACATTTCCcttcaaaaatgtatcaatttaaCAAACTTTCATTATGTGTTATATATTGGGTGTGACTCAGGAGAGATGTCTAAATCCGTAGAGAAAGCTTCACAAAAAACAGTTCATGTTCAAAATGTGCACAACTGGAAGTTAATAACAGATGGAATTACAGTATCTTTAACTGAGATGTTCATAAAACTTTCACTAACATTATTATTTCTGAATGGAAATATTcatttcaattcagttttatttgtatataagtTTTTACAATAGCATACAGTTTTAATGCacctttacagaaaataaagaagaagaaaaaaattatgtttttaatatgCAGCCCAaatggaaacatgtagacaaTTAAGAGAAAAGAGACATTTAAAAGTAGTGTTCACCACATTTACACATTCAAGCATTTGGCAGAcaatttatccaaagcaacttactgtGAATTCAAGGTATAGAGTAAAACGTTATATTCTGTTCTGTACAAAACAGTCCTGTTTTCCCGTCACCCTAATTTTTAAGAAACTGATGGATGTCAGTGGATCTGTGTTATAAGATATTTACTCTTTATCAACCCCCTACTGTATCTTATCTGAATCATGAAGTCTCGTCATGTGTCAGCCATAATCAGTGTATTTTGGATGGACTCCAATGCTTGAccaaatttgttaaaaaaatgtgCCAGCCAGAGGAGTGTGGCTCCCATCGCTGAATCTTGGTATCTCCCAAGGTTTGCTCATCATATTTAAACATCTTATGGAGGATTTTCTTGTCAGTGTCACCTTTAGCTTACTTACTGGGGTTGTGAGGCACTACTCTccataaagctgctttggaacaaccTTTAGTGTGAAAAGCACTGTGgaaatactttaaataaaattGAAGTAAATTAGATTGAATTGGATTGAACTGAATCAAAATGTGTTGGTTCAAATGTTTAGAAAAGAAACTAATTTTCCAAAACAGTGTTGTGTTGTGTAAACTGACCTCTGTGCTATGATACCGGTTTCACAGACCTTTTATAGATCCCTGTTGTCACTGTAATTTTGGTAcccatagtgtttttttttttttttttagtatttaaGAGCACAGACTACATCAGAATGTACTGAATtaaaattgattaatttatttaattaaaatattaaaatatataaataaattgcctTCAGGACCACCCATTGAGTCTGCTATTTCATTTAAATGGAACAATGGctaaaaataatctaaataataatTTAGCCATTAGATCTATTTAATAGCTGGTGAAATTTATAAAGTGGGAGGTACTGCATAAACCATTTCTGTGAATTTGTTGTAGACATGATTAAGTTCTGTATTTTTGCGCCAGGTGGCGCCCAATAACAAAAAGCCCCTTCAGGAGGAGAAGGAGGCGTGTTACGGAACggaaagagagggagattgaCAGAAAGCGAGcgagcaaagagagagagagagagagagagagagagagagagagagagagagagagagagagatcacaatTCAGCCAGTTGATCAATTTGAAGGTCTGCTGTCACGCACCCTGCTCACCGTAGCGACCAGCCGTGCGCATTGCTCCATGCCTGCGGACAACGTGCACAGGTTCAGCACCGCACTGAGGTGGACAGCATGCTTACGGACAGACGGAAAGAATCACAGTCTCTTCCATAGAGACAGAGGTTCCATCCGTACAGTAAGTGCATAACGCGGAGAAGTATTTGCCGGCTCTCAAGGGCTGCATCCTTTTCGTCAGAGGGGACAACATGGGAAGAACATTGATCATTAAAATGTTAATCTCAAGCATTTGATGATAACAAGAAGGATTTCGGAAAAGTGCCAACGAAGGATTTTAGCGGCTTGTCTGCGATTTGTTTCATAGCCCAGGACTTATAAGTTGCTCATGAGAATGGAAAAGCCAATGCAGCCTCAGTCAACCATGTCCAAGAGCGCAGAAGGTCCGTCAGAGGACCTCCCCAAACTTACGGATGAGGAGCTTCTGAAATGGAGCAAGGATGAGCTGGTGCGCCGGCTGCGCAAAGCCGAAGCCGAGAAGATGAGCGTGATAGTGGACCACAGCAATCTCATCCGAGAGGTGAACCGCAGGTTTCAGCAGCACCTGAACGAGATACGTGGTTTGAAGGTAAGACGAACCTGGTTAACCGTCTCAGGGTGTTGGCGAATAGAGCTTTTTATCTTGCAGTCATTTGCCATGCCGTTCAATGGTTATTTTCTACTTCTCTGAAAACATTTGGCCTTCTAAGAAAATCCCAAAACGAATTGTTATTTAATGTCTAGCTAGATGGATTTTCTACACATTTCTCAATAATTTTGTGTCATATATCTTTTATATtgctaaaaaatacaattaaaaattcatattttataatCATAATGAACCATTTAGGGGAAAAAGTGATAGATTTTATGAGATGCCACCATAGCCTTCTAAATTCAGGTGGAGCATGATTGGAGGGTTAAGGGCATTctgctaaaattatttaaacttattCTATTTAATTCTTAAAATATTATCCCTTGTGATATtgcattgtgtatatatatagtgcaaaAGGATTTTGAAATAATATTAAGGTAAATAATGAGAATGAAATGTGTCTTATATATTCTTTATGCAGTTCATTAACATGgaaaaatgtacaataattattttATCTGTATTGTCTGAAAGGCTGCTGCTCTGATGCAGTGCACAATATTAGAAAAACTGAGTGTGTTAGTGTCTCTGTTCTGTGGACTCTGTCCACCACTGCACAGCATTGTTGCCAGTGCATGCTTACTTTACTTTCATCAGTAACTCTAGCCTTGCTTGCACATCAGTGatgaatcatatattttattgttccAGGAGGTGAATCAGAAGCTCCAGGAGGACAACCAGGAGCTACGAGATCTCTGCTGCTTTCTGGATGACGATCGGCAAAAAGGGAAGAAGGTGTCGAGGGAGtggcagcgcctgggccggtatAGTGCAGGAATCATGCGTAAGGAAGTGACATTGTACCTGCAGAAGCTGAAAGAGCTGGAACAGAGGCAGGAGGAAGTGGTGAGGGAGAACCTTGAACTGAGAGAGCTGTGTCTCATGTTGGATGAAGAGAAGGGCTTATCCACTGGTGGGTCAGCAGGCAATGGGGGACCAGCCGGCTGCAGGAATTCAATTGATAGCCAGAGCAGCCTGTCTCATGCCAGTGGACCTGGGCCTGGACTACTGAGGGATGTAGGTGATGGGAGCAGTACCTCCAGCGCGGGCAGCACCAACAGTCCTGACCATCTCACACATAAACAGCAGCTGTTGGGTGGCCCAGCTGGAGGCAGTCCTGACCACCTATATAAGCCAGGCACAGGGGAGGAGGCATTACGTTCCGAGCACACAGGCCGCAGGCATAGCACCAGCCAGGAGTATGCTGCACATACCTTTCCCCAGGTATGCAGGTCTCGCTGCGGGTCTTTCTCCAGTCCGGACCATAAAGGCCTACGGGGGCTCAGTCCAGAGAAACTTGTCAACAGCCTGTCTaggggcagcacagagcagttCTCAAAACACTTGCTGGTGTCCTCTCAACCTCCCAGCAGCCCCAACCTTTTGCAGAAGCACAGGGTGAGCATGGGTAGTGTGTGTGGGAGTCCAGAGCCCAAACAAATTCTATCAGGGATGCCAGAACACCTACAGAAAGGTCGTATCATATCTGGGAGCCCTGAGATGTTAAGGCATCAGTATGGCGGCAGCCACGAACACAGCAAGTTTGGCAGCCCGGGCCGAGATGTAGCACAGAAGAGGACAGGGGGAGAGGAGATGTCGCCTCATCACCGGAGCATCTATACCGGTATGAATGGTGGGTCCGACTGGAGCCTGCTGTAGCACCCACAGTGACATACATGAAGTTTCAATTGAATACACCACATGCAGAGGGGATGGTCATTCTTCATCATGGAGGGCATCATTTGCCAGCAAAGCACAATTTCCAGCAAATTCAGCCAGCTATGATGTGCATTTAGTTCAGTTTGTCTTTGCTCAGTTCAGAAGAGGCATTGAGGAGATAGAGCAGGGGCTTTAGTGTCTGACTAGAGCAGAAAATCTCATCTTTGGTAAAGGTTGGTGGTGTCCAGTCTTGGTCCTCTTGGGCCATGATTTCAGCAGGCTTTAGCTGCTTCCTATCATTTATGCCTCTGTACCTGTGCCTCCGAAACCATTGTTTTATTCTCTGGAACCCAGCTGAGGGAACACTTATCAGTGAAAGACCAAAATGCTCAGAGGCCCAACAAAAGCCAGAAGACAGTGCAGCCCAGCAGGACCAGGAGTGGACACCATTGTATTTGCCATATGCACCCAGGTGAGTGGAGTGGCAAAGTATGAGTCAGCAGAGCTGGAACAAGAGCAGTGTTGAGACTCCTATTTATTTTTTGACCCTTTTCTTATGTTCTTTCAACTCCATTTACAGTGCAGACTTCACAATAATCTTCTTGTCATGTATGCAGATAACACTGTGAGTGTCTTTTGTATATGAAGTGCTTAAGCTGAGTGCTGCAACACGTAAATACTCttgaattacacacacacacacacacacacacacacacacacacacacacacacacacacacacacacacacacacacacgttgggttttcatgttttatgagaACTCTTCATAGACACAATGgtatttatactgtacaaactttatattctatcccctaatcctacccctaaacctaaacctaacccttacattttcaataaacataatttagtatgtttagtaTTTAGTATGTAAAAGCCGTTTTCCTCATGGAGACCGACTTATTGTCCCAACAacgtcaaaaatgtcaggttttactatccttgtggagaaatttggtccccacaatgtagggaatacctggacacacacacacacacacacacacacacacacacacacacacacacacacacacacacacacacacacacacacacacaccacaaggTGCTGGCACAGATCGCAGCAGGGTCTTGTAACTTTGTACATTATTAAAGCATCACTTTAATCTTGCCTGTAGTTTCTGAAGGATTTCTGTTGGAGTTCTGAAAATTCAATTTTTATGTGCTGTATGCCTGTAGTGAAGTTTTATTTTCTAGAAACCATGTTTAGGGATGTGTAACTCTTTTAGTTtgacaaaaacaacaatgaaGCCTCATATTAACCTAAGCTAATTTATCCTGTGAGAAAATGGCACTTTACTACTTTAATGAGATACtttcaaagaaaatgtaaaaaaaaatataatttagattAGCAGTTTGCTTTTAATATATAGATGCTAATAATAGGATAGTTAAAACTGTCTGATCAAAAAAGTCTGCAGTGGACATTATTGGAGGACAAACTGTGAGAATGAGAATGTGTGCAGAACAAAGGGGAAGAATATCAGGCTCTCTTCCTGATGTGTAACATTTTCTCCAGCTATAAAAGCTGCTAATGATTTCTTTGAGAGGAAAATTGCTGAGCTGTGTGGCTTGCCAGGGCCGTGGGACACATCCTGAAGCTGTGTGCTGTTTACCTTACGATGTGTTTAATACGAAAATAACAGCTGCTAAATAACACCTGAGCTCACTGACCTAAAAGACATGAATGCTTTAAAAAGAGAGTTCCACAACTAGTAAGAGTGCTGTTATTCTGGTGCAGGACAGTTGTAAGTGAAATTCTGGTATAGATTGGTGTGGTTAAATTGTTGAAGTGTCTTTCCTGGAAGATACTTGAGTTTGCCTTTTCTCAGAGGAAATTTGTATTGCTCAGATGTTGGCATTTCAGAGCTCAGGAAACTTAAATGGAAAGTTTAccctaatttaaaatgtattcactcTAATGTTTTTCAAACCCatatttgtggaacacaaaaggaaatatttagtAAGTATGTTAGCCTAAACttactttcattgtatttcaTTGTATATTGTAAAGGCTGTAGGATAAATTAAATTAGACACAAATGAAACAACTGTTTACATACAATCAAAAGTATAGAGCTATTCAATTAATATGGATTGCATAGAAGATTGCATAGAAGATGCATGCAAGATTATTGGGGTCTTTTTCTCAGCAGAAAAATCTGAGGAGCAGGAGACCTCAGAAAAAGTCTAAATTTATTCTCTATTTAATCTCAcagctgtctaggagaaacaatttaaaaattaaaaagatttatttattttcctatgGGACGTGATGTGGTGTTTATCTCTCTGAGCGCACAAAGGCCTTGTATACAAGTTTGCACCAGACAGCCTTTATTGAGATCCATCTTGCAGCACATTCATGTCTTTCGACACCACCAGCAAACAAACCCAGCATAAAAGATTGTACTCTCTATTTCTCTATAAATCATTTGCTGTGCTTGAGACACACATTCTGAGTTTCCATCTGTGTTTTGCCAGTATCTTTCCAGACCAAGACTCTATTTCCTACTGTTGCAGATCCAATCCAAATTTAATTTTCCAATTCCAGATCCAATTATTGGTTAATCAAATAGTAAAGGCTTTTATTCTGCCTTCATGCAACTGTGTTCTTTATCAAAATCACATGCTTATATTGTGAGTAGGGAATTACAGTTAATCCCTGTTGGTCGTGGCCAGCCAACCTGGATTATCCCTTAAGAAGGTTTTTACAGTCGGATTTCTCTTTTTCTCCTCCCTTCCTGCGGTGTGTCCTGTGGTCCCATATAATGCTCATATTTTTGGCTTTTTTGATCCAGCCCCTCTTTAGTTCTAGTTCATTTGCAACAACCATTAAGCTATATCAGTAAAGTAACAGCTGCAAGGTGTCTGATTTAAGAGTTCAAAACAAGAAATTTATGGGATCTGTAAATGACTTCTATAAGTCATTTGCTTTAAAACATGCCTAAATTGTAGAATTTAGGGGAAAGTCTTTGGTATTAACACTTAAAGGATTCAAGTGTTAATTCATGGATTCAATTTAAGTTAAGATAAAtcta of Xyrauchen texanus isolate HMW12.3.18 chromosome 20, RBS_HiC_50CHRs, whole genome shotgun sequence contains these proteins:
- the ccdc85a gene encoding coiled-coil domain-containing protein 85A isoform X1, with product MRMEKPMQPQSTMSKSAEGPSEDLPKLTDEELLKWSKDELVRRLRKAEAEKMSVIVDHSNLIREVNRRFQQHLNEIRGLKEVNQKLQEDNQELRDLCCFLDDDRQKGKKVSREWQRLGRYSAGIMRKEVTLYLQKLKELEQRQEEVVRENLELRELCLMLDEEKGLSTGGSAGNGGPAGCRNSIDSQSSLSHASGPGPGLLRDVGDGSSTSSAGSTNSPDHLTHKQQLLGGPAGGSPDHLYKPGTGEEALRSEHTGRRHSTSQEYAAHTFPQVCRSRCGSFSSPDHKGLRGLSPEKLVNSLSRGSTEQFSKHLLVSSQPPSSPNLLQKHRVSMGSVCGSPEPKQILSGMPEHLQKGRIISGSPEMLRHQYGGSHEHSKFGSPGRDVAQKRTGGEEMSPHHRSIYTALISAGCCTSSCRSVKLWDRKHTLIVTDHPFKATADISHNSRESFDAS
- the ccdc85a gene encoding coiled-coil domain-containing protein 85A isoform X2, which produces MRMEKPMQPQSTMSKSAEGPSEDLPKLTDEELLKWSKDELVRRLRKAEAEKMSVIVDHSNLIREVNRRFQQHLNEIRGLKEVNQKLQEDNQELRDLCCFLDDDRQKGKKVSREWQRLGRYSAGIMRKEVTLYLQKLKELEQRQEEVVRENLELRELCLMLDEEKGLSTGGSAGNGGPAGCRNSIDSQSSLSHASGPGPGLLRDVGDGSSTSSAGSTNSPDHLTHKQQLLGGPAGGSPDHLYKPGTGEEALRSEHTGRRHSTSQEYAAHTFPQVCRSRCGSFSSPDHKGLRGLSPEKLVNSLSRGSTEQFSKHLLVSSQPPSSPNLLQKHRVSMGSVCGSPEPKQILSGMPEHLQKGRIISGSPEMLRHQYGGSHEHSKFGSPGRDVAQKRTGGEEMSPHHRSIYTALISAGCCTSSCRSVKLWDSFDAS